Part of the Zea mays cultivar B73 chromosome 4, Zm-B73-REFERENCE-NAM-5.0, whole genome shotgun sequence genome is shown below.
ACTTCTGAAACCCTTTTAATCTTATACCAGTGTTTGCTGTACTATGTCTACCGCTGGCTTTTTAATATAAAAGCACTTATACGCTCTGCAAAAATTCCAGTTAAGTATGTCAATCCTGTAACGAAGCTCTGCATTGTCCGCGTGTCTCGCGAAGACCACCAGAAAGTTTGGGCTGCTATGACGATGGTGCGGTGCATTGGGAAGATCCCCGTTTCGTTCAACTTGCTCGACATGAGTGGTAAGTGGCTCAGACTCTGGATGATGGTACAGAACAATGATATTGCATTGCCTTTTTACGTGGTTGTTTTCAATCAAACTGGCGCTTGCTTTGGTGCACGGCGAACATTCCAAAAACAACATATTTCTGTAGTTAATTCTGTCTTCTTGCTGAAGTTGTAGTATTTTGATAGATGAGACTTTGATTTAGAAAGGATTCATATATGCCCATCTCTCATAACGGTCAAAGTTAACGAGTGCGAATAATCTTCGTGTGGGGCGTTTTGCTGTTTAGAGTAATTTACTGAACTTCCGGTGCAACATTTCTGCCATCTATGATGGAGGTGCGTAGGAGCTACTGCTATAGTAGAAAGCTATAGATTTGTCACTCGGATTCATTTTGATTCCCTAATATTTTTTAGCTTTCTGGAATTAGATTTCTCCTTAGAACACAAAACATAGTTGTGCCAGTTATTTTCCTGCTTAAAGTATTGCTGCCTACATGTCAATTTGGACGGTCAGCTTCATATTCTAAACACATGTCAATTTGGACGGTCAGCTTCATATTCTATACAATGTAGCGCTTTTGACATGTTGGATGTTGCAATAATAATATGTAGTCCTTGACCTTACGACATGTGCTGCTCTTTTTTCTTTATGTCTGAACTGGCTACGACTCCACTTTTTTTTCTATCTCTTTAGGAAGCATCAGGGCTTGCAAGAAAGCTGCATTGGAGTGCGATGAAGCGAAATTTGAGCAATACAAGCTGGTTGCAGGTGATTGTATCACGGCAGAGATCACCCAGTCTGTAGAGAAGTGCTTTGAGAAGATCAGAGGACTAGAGAGCTAAGCAGAAGAATTGACATCATGTCCACCCACACTCGGATCCTAAAACCTGCTGACCCTGCACCACATCCGTGATCACGTCACACCACAAGTTGTGTGTCCAGCGCCCACCACAGCAACGGCCTCTTGCTGCCAGCAGCCTCCGTGCCTCCAGCAGCTCTCCTCTCCAAGGAAAAGTCTGAAGTCCGCAACCAAACAAGTGTTCTGCAGCTGCTCTTTGCCGTTGGTTGAAGTCTGCAACCAAACAAGTGTTATGCAGCTGCTCTTTGCCGTTGGTTGGAGTTCTTGGCTCCACACTTTCAGAAAGAATTCATGTATACATAAAATTTATTATATAGAGAGTTTGCTTCGTATATTAGTAATTTTTTACCAAACATGTGCCACGGTGTATATATAGCAAACTATACCGGGTGGCAAACAAACCAACCCACACGTATCCACAAACTTAATAATGGCCACAACACGCCTGACGACCCAGGAGACCATGACGGTTTTGAAACCACGGACGAACTCGATAAGTTTCAGTACTTTCCTCACAGGACCCCGATACCTGTAGTAGAGATGTTACCTGATATGACGGGTTTTACCTGATATGAAGTGATATGACGGGTTTTACCTGATATGAAGGTAGGTACGAGATAATTTCTCTATCTGTGTGTATGTTAATAGCCAAGAAGCTCTATCCATTATGGGATGATATTACCTATATCCGTCTACCTATGATAAAATATACCTGCATCAGTATCACTATAATCATTTAATAGAGCTTATATTATCTTAGCTAAAATAAAACCACTCTCTAGctaccaagttatgtaatcatatgatttatgatttgttatatgtgaagTTAAACTTGTTTtttatgtttatttaatattttgagtgattaGTATATTGGAAC
Proteins encoded:
- the LOC100279072 gene encoding probable ribonuclease P/MRP protein subunit POP5-like isoform X1; this translates as MVHFKNRYMVVEIFIDAGRGEQDPIILTQFNITKVIKDSIQLNFGECGLAGSLGSLQVKYVNPVTKLCIVRVSREDHQKVWAAMTMVRCIGKIPVSFNLLDMSGSIRACKKAALECDEAKFEQYKLVAGDCITAEITQSVEKCFEKIRGLES